One window of the Niallia circulans genome contains the following:
- a CDS encoding ArsR/SmtB family transcription factor, translating to MYDSFMIIEQKNKDQIKVQIFKALADESRLEIIRILRDQKTELSCGEVGEKINITKSTASYHFKTLREAGLTSTRKETRNKYVKLNLDTFEKYLPGFLDSL from the coding sequence ATGTATGATAGTTTTATGATTATCGAACAAAAAAATAAAGATCAAATTAAAGTACAAATATTTAAGGCTTTGGCTGATGAATCCCGACTAGAAATTATCCGGATTCTTAGAGATCAAAAAACAGAATTAAGTTGTGGAGAGGTAGGTGAAAAAATTAATATTACAAAATCAACAGCTTCATACCATTTTAAAACTCTAAGAGAGGCGGGACTAACATCAACTCGTAAAGAAACTCGAAATAAGTATGTTAAATTAAATTTGGACACGTTTGAGAAGTATTTACCTGGTTTCCTAGATTCATTGTAA